In the genome of Myxococcus stipitatus, one region contains:
- a CDS encoding alkaline phosphatase PhoX, which produces MSSRLLRLATGAMLLGSSLSLTACDGDTGPSGPRGADGDDGAPGQPGTPGRDGAPGPTGPGSQGQPGPGAVARAPGVEASTPLPAVIALTFRGDLGTGATNLAEYVKARVNQVVAGTLPTPFVFPLSPASTDSVRTVPGLYSTTVIKWMDPITFNKAGARFGANVDYIAFFGDGWSAQGNAPQYQGSGAAGWMWVNHEYISGSKPRIGTAPTGQHLDFARFLRNSGTLSNVVTDGTTWQEDAVATYNKEWKKQVGGSWIRVVQDPATGEWAVDRNAGNVRYDATSATQAKVVGMTLSGVDHDDSGAALPPGVVAGTHNNCSGGQTPWGTLFTGEENAQGVYGDPEGGLWTGKNDWVANAPGMMPGAPLAPDFSPPVSGDMVSKDANSSHLKDGYGFLTEVDPGQPADLWYGKDASKPGVGHRKLGVMGRARWENAAIVVDANWKLLADQPIVIYGGDDRRGGRIFKFVSSRPYRVGMAKADIRALLDEGKLYAAHLAGLDNNTGDSLVGGVVPTDEKPGQGRWVELSLGSTDLAPNGEAWGQPTVTVGTALRDVSYNAIGGFTDDDQVRKLLWTAANKVGVMELNRPEDLEWNPKDPSGTPLLYVAFTEHGDPTALDQHGRVATASRGQDGTWAVKARAATENRATDRVGSIFAIREANAAAPASSRTFSFFRVWKGESAATSAAPEFSAAKPDNLLIDRDGGVWFGTDGNFGVNKVADGVYYLNQNPAHRGNAHFRRAFRVLSMPSDAEATGPAFSADMKTLFVSVQHPGEDQFSVWP; this is translated from the coding sequence ATGTCTTCTCGACTGCTGCGGCTCGCGACCGGCGCGATGCTTCTGGGTAGCTCCCTGTCCCTCACCGCGTGCGACGGTGACACGGGCCCCTCCGGCCCGCGGGGCGCCGACGGTGACGATGGCGCGCCGGGCCAGCCTGGAACGCCGGGCCGGGACGGAGCGCCCGGGCCCACGGGGCCGGGCTCGCAGGGCCAGCCGGGGCCTGGCGCCGTGGCGCGTGCTCCGGGTGTGGAGGCGAGCACGCCCCTGCCGGCCGTCATCGCGCTGACGTTCCGCGGTGACCTGGGGACGGGGGCGACGAACCTGGCGGAGTACGTGAAGGCCCGCGTGAACCAGGTTGTCGCCGGCACGCTGCCCACGCCGTTCGTCTTCCCGCTGTCGCCCGCGTCGACGGACTCGGTGCGCACCGTGCCGGGCCTGTACTCCACCACGGTCATCAAGTGGATGGACCCCATCACCTTCAACAAGGCGGGTGCCCGCTTCGGCGCGAACGTGGACTACATCGCGTTCTTCGGTGACGGCTGGAGCGCCCAGGGTAATGCGCCGCAGTACCAGGGCAGCGGAGCCGCCGGGTGGATGTGGGTCAACCACGAGTACATCTCCGGCTCGAAGCCTCGCATCGGCACCGCGCCCACCGGCCAGCACCTGGATTTCGCCCGCTTCCTGCGCAACAGCGGCACGTTGTCCAACGTGGTGACAGATGGAACCACGTGGCAGGAAGACGCCGTCGCCACCTACAACAAGGAATGGAAGAAGCAGGTCGGCGGCAGCTGGATTCGGGTGGTGCAGGACCCGGCCACGGGCGAGTGGGCCGTGGACCGCAACGCGGGCAACGTGCGCTACGACGCCACCAGCGCGACGCAGGCGAAGGTCGTGGGCATGACGCTGTCGGGCGTGGACCACGACGACTCGGGCGCGGCGCTGCCTCCGGGCGTGGTGGCGGGAACGCACAACAACTGCTCGGGCGGCCAGACGCCGTGGGGCACCCTCTTCACGGGGGAGGAGAACGCGCAGGGCGTCTATGGCGATCCGGAAGGGGGCCTGTGGACGGGGAAGAATGACTGGGTGGCCAACGCGCCCGGGATGATGCCCGGTGCGCCGCTCGCGCCGGACTTCTCTCCGCCGGTGTCCGGAGACATGGTCAGCAAGGATGCGAACTCCTCGCACCTGAAGGATGGCTACGGCTTCCTCACGGAGGTGGACCCGGGCCAGCCCGCGGACCTCTGGTACGGCAAGGACGCGTCGAAGCCGGGCGTGGGTCACCGCAAGCTGGGTGTCATGGGCCGCGCGCGCTGGGAGAACGCGGCCATCGTCGTGGACGCGAACTGGAAGCTGCTCGCCGACCAGCCCATCGTCATCTACGGCGGAGATGACCGCCGGGGTGGCCGCATCTTCAAGTTTGTCTCCAGCCGGCCCTACCGGGTGGGCATGGCGAAGGCGGACATCCGCGCGCTGCTCGACGAGGGCAAGCTCTACGCGGCGCACCTCGCGGGCCTGGACAACAACACGGGGGACTCGCTCGTGGGCGGTGTCGTCCCCACCGACGAGAAGCCGGGGCAGGGCCGCTGGGTGGAGCTGAGCCTGGGCAGCACGGACCTGGCGCCCAACGGCGAGGCGTGGGGCCAGCCGACGGTGACGGTGGGCACCGCGCTGCGCGACGTCAGCTACAACGCCATCGGTGGCTTCACGGACGATGACCAGGTCCGCAAGCTGCTGTGGACGGCGGCCAACAAGGTGGGCGTGATGGAGCTCAACCGCCCCGAGGACCTGGAGTGGAACCCGAAGGACCCGAGCGGCACGCCGCTCCTGTACGTGGCCTTCACGGAGCACGGTGACCCGACGGCGCTGGACCAGCACGGACGCGTCGCCACGGCTTCGCGCGGGCAGGACGGGACGTGGGCGGTGAAGGCGCGCGCCGCCACGGAGAACCGCGCGACGGACCGCGTGGGCTCCATCTTCGCCATTCGCGAGGCCAACGCCGCGGCGCCGGCGAGCTCGCGCACGTTCTCCTTCTTCCGCGTGTGGAAGGGCGAGTCCGCGGCCACCAGCGCGGCGCCCGAGTTCTCCGCCGCCAAGCCCGACAACCTCCTCATCGACCGCGATGGTGGCGTGTGGTTCGGGACGGACGGCAACTTCGGCGTCAACAAGGTGGCGGACGGCGTCTACTACCTGAACCAGAACCCGGCCCACCGAGGCAACGCGCACTTCCGCCGCGCCTTCCGCGTGTTGTCCATGCCGAGCGACGCGGAGGCCACGGGCCCCGCGTTCAGCGCGGACATGAAGACGCTCTTCGTCAGCGTGCAGCACCCCGGCGAGGACCAGTTCAGCGTCTGGCCGTAG
- a CDS encoding EAL domain-containing protein: protein MTHPLVRQPGVIPLWLWNGTEPGVTSWFQPIVDLRDGEIIGYEVLSRGQGSLESPHELFTHARTSGYTWELERACWTSALRSISRFPEELRHAPFFFNVSPDVLSDPRFGDGSTLELLELHGLGPRHLVLEITEKAVIEDGALLQRLTRECSAQGFGLALDDFGAGHSGLVTLVHCLPRFIKLDQALVRDIHLHDYRQHLVKSLVAFASSVDAILIAEGVETWEEMTVLLRLGIRHAQGYLLARPSPLPKRPSESFEARRREAMRALLLREHADDTTVGGLVIRRTTVEASASLDEVKKHFHDAPQVDHVVLMDGARPKSLVTRRGLAAWVQGGAPLELPLIVEDQMAVTALVELAMSRATEAVYDPVVVTDAQGAFLGTVTMKQVLLRASELAARHGSK, encoded by the coding sequence ATGACCCACCCCCTCGTCCGACAGCCCGGTGTGATTCCTCTCTGGTTGTGGAACGGCACCGAGCCTGGGGTGACGTCGTGGTTCCAGCCCATCGTCGATCTGCGCGACGGCGAAATCATCGGCTACGAGGTGTTGTCGCGCGGGCAAGGCTCACTCGAGTCACCGCATGAGCTGTTCACGCATGCGAGGACCTCCGGCTACACGTGGGAGCTGGAGCGTGCGTGCTGGACGTCCGCGCTGCGCAGCATCTCGCGGTTTCCAGAAGAGCTGAGACATGCACCGTTCTTCTTCAACGTGAGTCCGGATGTCTTGAGCGACCCGCGCTTTGGAGATGGCTCGACGCTGGAGCTCCTGGAGCTGCATGGCTTGGGGCCTCGGCACCTGGTGCTCGAAATCACCGAGAAGGCGGTCATCGAGGATGGCGCCCTGCTCCAGCGGCTGACGCGTGAGTGTTCCGCGCAGGGCTTCGGGCTCGCGCTGGATGACTTTGGCGCGGGGCACTCGGGGTTGGTGACGCTGGTGCACTGCCTGCCGCGCTTCATCAAGCTGGACCAGGCGCTCGTCCGCGACATCCACCTGCACGACTACCGGCAGCACCTGGTGAAGTCGCTGGTCGCGTTCGCCTCCAGCGTCGACGCCATCCTCATCGCCGAGGGCGTGGAGACGTGGGAGGAGATGACGGTGCTGCTGCGGTTGGGCATCCGTCACGCGCAGGGCTATCTGCTGGCGCGGCCGAGCCCCCTGCCCAAGCGGCCCTCCGAGTCCTTCGAGGCCCGTCGCCGCGAGGCCATGCGGGCCCTGCTCCTGCGCGAGCACGCGGACGACACCACCGTGGGTGGGCTCGTCATCCGGCGGACCACCGTGGAGGCGTCCGCCTCGCTCGACGAGGTGAAGAAGCACTTCCACGACGCGCCCCAGGTGGACCATGTGGTGCTGATGGATGGGGCACGCCCCAAGTCACTGGTGACGCGCCGGGGCCTCGCGGCGTGGGTGCAAGGTGGCGCGCCCCTGGAGCTTCCGCTCATCGTCGAGGACCAGATGGCCGTCACGGCGCTCGTGGAGCTGGCCATGTCGCGCGCCACCGAGGCCGTCTATGACCCGGTGGTCGTCACCGATGCGCAGGGCGCGTTCCTGGGCACGGTGACGATGAAGCAGGTACTGCTGCGCGCCAGCGAGCTCGCGGCGCGCCACGGGTCGAAGTAG
- a CDS encoding zinc-binding dehydrogenase, which yields MKAPPVPVAMRALVLNAYDGRPESLQVQRRAVPRPTAGQVLVRMAASPINPADLQFVRGQYGIRNSLPAVPGFEGSGTVVASGGLAGQLLVGRRVACVAPVGGDGLWAEYAVVPLQQCIPLRSHITNEQGASLFVNPFTAWVLMERARAGEHVALAQTAAASSVGRMLGALARRRGVPMVHVVRRAEQVELLRGLGAEHVLSSDEPEFQERLRLMCHQLKVTLAFDAVAGRLTGQLLSALPEGGRVTVYGALSEQECRIDPGDVIFGRKTVDGFALSEWARRGFGREQLKALMGVPSLVGRELETPVRARLPLESAGEAVRIASADMTSGKVLFVPEQGAST from the coding sequence ATGAAAGCCCCTCCTGTCCCCGTTGCGATGCGCGCGCTGGTCCTCAATGCCTATGATGGGCGTCCCGAATCGCTCCAGGTGCAGCGCCGCGCGGTGCCTCGTCCCACGGCCGGACAGGTGCTGGTGCGCATGGCCGCGTCCCCCATCAACCCGGCGGATCTCCAGTTCGTGAGGGGGCAGTACGGCATCCGCAACTCGCTGCCCGCCGTGCCGGGCTTCGAGGGCAGCGGCACGGTGGTGGCCTCCGGGGGACTCGCGGGGCAGCTGCTCGTGGGCCGCCGCGTCGCCTGTGTCGCGCCGGTGGGCGGGGATGGGCTGTGGGCGGAGTACGCGGTGGTGCCGTTGCAGCAGTGCATCCCGCTGCGCTCGCACATCACCAACGAGCAGGGCGCCAGCCTCTTCGTCAATCCCTTCACCGCGTGGGTGCTGATGGAGCGCGCCCGCGCGGGAGAGCACGTCGCGCTCGCGCAGACGGCGGCGGCGAGCAGCGTGGGGCGCATGCTGGGCGCGCTGGCCCGGCGCAGAGGCGTCCCCATGGTGCACGTGGTGCGGCGCGCCGAGCAGGTGGAGCTGCTGCGCGGACTGGGCGCCGAGCACGTGCTCAGCAGCGACGAGCCCGAGTTCCAGGAGCGGCTGCGGCTCATGTGTCACCAGCTCAAGGTGACGCTGGCCTTCGACGCGGTGGCGGGACGGCTGACGGGCCAGCTGCTCAGCGCGTTGCCGGAAGGCGGGCGGGTGACGGTCTACGGCGCGCTGTCGGAGCAGGAGTGCCGCATCGACCCGGGCGACGTCATCTTCGGGCGCAAGACAGTGGACGGGTTCGCGCTGTCGGAGTGGGCGCGCAGGGGCTTCGGCCGCGAGCAGCTCAAGGCGCTGATGGGCGTGCCGTCACTCGTGGGGCGTGAGCTGGAGACGCCCGTGCGCGCCAGGCTCCCGCTGGAGTCCGCGGGCGAGGCGGTGCGCATCGCCTCCGCGGACATGACGTCCGGCAAGGTGCTCTTCGTGCCGGAGCAGGGCGCGTCGACCTGA
- the ybaK gene encoding Cys-tRNA(Pro) deacylase, translated as MKTNAARLLDSLGVKYSLRDYEVDLEDQSAESVAAKVGMPAEQVFKTLVARGDRTGVLMAVVPGNAELDLKALARLSGDRKVDTVPLKELQPLTGYVRGGCTAIGGKKDYPVYVDETMELFDEVAVSAGIRGTQMVLAPADYLRVTKAKVGPISRDKT; from the coding sequence ATGAAGACCAATGCCGCGCGGCTGCTCGACTCCCTGGGCGTGAAGTACTCGCTGCGCGACTACGAGGTCGACCTCGAGGACCAGTCCGCGGAGTCCGTCGCCGCCAAGGTCGGCATGCCGGCCGAGCAGGTGTTCAAGACACTCGTCGCCCGGGGAGACCGCACGGGCGTGCTCATGGCGGTGGTGCCCGGCAACGCGGAGCTGGACCTCAAGGCGCTCGCGCGGCTCAGCGGGGACCGCAAGGTGGACACCGTGCCGCTGAAGGAACTCCAGCCCCTCACCGGCTACGTGCGCGGGGGCTGCACGGCCATCGGCGGCAAGAAGGACTATCCTGTCTACGTCGACGAGACGATGGAGCTCTTCGACGAGGTGGCCGTGTCCGCGGGCATCCGAGGCACGCAGATGGTGCTCGCGCCCGCCGACTACCTGCGGGTGACGAAGGCCAAGGTGGGCCCCATCTCCCGCGACAAGACCTGA
- the purK gene encoding 5-(carboxyamino)imidazole ribonucleotide synthase, whose amino-acid sequence MTPRVVLPGGTIGILGGGQLGRMMALSARTLGFQVQTLDPDASCPSRSVVDRCITASFADVAAAEELAKGCDTVTLEIEKVPLPTLEAVARHTPMRPGASVLNVIQHRGRQKGWLARNHFPVGPWREAHSADELARAIEALGGRCFVKSSEGGYDGRGQVEVKTAAEAPTAWRELGERSVVVEAALDLQSELSVLVARSPKGEMAVYPPAFNHHEERILAWSLLPGPLPTRVAERATELARGITEALQVEGLLVLELFLLRDGTVLVNEMAPRPHNSFHSTEVACLTSQFEQAVRAACNLPLGSVEVVRPAAIVNLLGDLWLREGGPRFEDALALPGVRLHLYGKRDARKGRKMGHLSAVGTTPEDALARVKAAAAVLGV is encoded by the coding sequence ATGACTCCTCGCGTGGTGTTGCCGGGTGGAACCATTGGCATCCTGGGCGGTGGCCAGCTGGGGCGCATGATGGCCCTCTCCGCGCGCACCCTCGGCTTCCAGGTGCAGACGTTGGACCCGGATGCCTCGTGCCCCTCGCGCTCCGTGGTGGACCGCTGCATCACCGCGTCGTTCGCGGACGTCGCCGCCGCCGAGGAGCTGGCGAAGGGCTGCGACACGGTGACGCTCGAAATCGAGAAGGTCCCCCTGCCCACGCTGGAGGCGGTGGCGCGTCACACGCCCATGCGCCCGGGCGCCTCCGTGCTGAACGTCATCCAGCACCGGGGCCGGCAGAAGGGCTGGCTCGCGCGCAACCACTTCCCCGTGGGCCCGTGGCGCGAGGCACACTCCGCCGACGAGCTGGCGCGGGCCATCGAAGCGCTCGGCGGCCGCTGCTTCGTGAAGTCCAGCGAGGGCGGCTACGACGGACGGGGCCAGGTGGAGGTGAAGACCGCGGCCGAGGCCCCCACCGCGTGGCGTGAACTGGGTGAGCGCTCCGTCGTGGTGGAGGCCGCGCTGGACCTCCAGTCAGAGTTGTCGGTGCTGGTGGCGCGCAGCCCCAAGGGCGAGATGGCGGTGTATCCGCCCGCCTTCAACCACCACGAGGAGCGCATCCTCGCGTGGTCGCTGCTCCCCGGTCCCCTGCCCACGCGCGTGGCCGAGCGCGCGACGGAGCTGGCGCGCGGCATCACCGAGGCACTCCAGGTCGAGGGCCTCCTGGTGCTCGAGCTGTTCCTGCTGCGCGATGGCACCGTGCTGGTCAACGAAATGGCGCCCCGGCCGCACAACAGCTTCCACTCGACGGAGGTCGCCTGCCTCACGTCGCAGTTCGAGCAGGCCGTGCGCGCGGCGTGCAACCTGCCGCTGGGCTCGGTGGAGGTGGTGCGCCCCGCGGCCATCGTCAACCTCCTGGGCGACTTGTGGCTGCGCGAGGGAGGCCCTCGCTTCGAGGATGCCCTGGCGCTCCCCGGCGTGCGGCTGCATCTGTACGGCAAGCGCGACGCGCGCAAGGGCCGGAAGATGGGCCACTTGTCCGCGGTGGGCACCACGCCGGAAGATGCCCTCGCACGCGTGAAGGCCGCGGCCGCCGTGCTCGGAGTCTGA
- the purE gene encoding 5-(carboxyamino)imidazole ribonucleotide mutase, translating to MASGNTPWVGVIMGGKSDLEYLQPGIDVLKELGIPHEVRVVSAHRTPDWMMEYASTAESRGLSLIIAAAGGAAHLPGMVSSKTLLPVIGVPMPTTLLNGIDALLSIVQMPKGVPVGTQAIGKPGAANAALHAASILALKYPELRERLAAWRKARTDEVLAHRELS from the coding sequence ATGGCGAGCGGCAATACCCCTTGGGTCGGGGTCATCATGGGCGGCAAGAGCGACCTGGAGTACCTGCAGCCTGGCATCGACGTGCTGAAGGAGCTGGGCATCCCCCACGAGGTGCGCGTGGTCTCCGCGCACCGCACGCCGGACTGGATGATGGAGTACGCGTCCACCGCCGAGTCTCGCGGCCTGTCGCTCATCATCGCCGCCGCGGGAGGCGCGGCCCACCTGCCCGGCATGGTGTCCAGCAAGACGCTGCTGCCTGTCATCGGCGTGCCCATGCCCACCACGCTGCTCAACGGCATCGACGCGCTGCTGTCCATCGTGCAGATGCCCAAGGGCGTGCCCGTGGGGACGCAGGCCATCGGCAAGCCGGGCGCGGCCAACGCCGCCCTTCATGCCGCGTCCATCCTCGCGCTCAAGTATCCGGAGCTGCGCGAGCGGCTGGCCGCCTGGCGCAAGGCGCGCACCGACGAGGTGCTCGCGCATCGGGAGCTGTCATGA
- a CDS encoding vWA domain-containing protein: MNRTVLFLSLAGSLALAALVLGLPQVTQPRKEPPPEVVVQPPPPPQPPLQNTPGSLTMTSRLSHPYVPSGSSEVFATVDLTGAEVPGARRSPVNLALVIDRSGSMSGYKLAQAKQAARHLVGLLREEDRLAIVHYGSDVKSLPAASVTPAQRERMLQYVDGIWDDGGTNIGAGLSAGRFQLSTAQSEFKVNRLILMSDGQPTEGITDNDGLSRLVQELRASGVTVSSIGVGTDFNEDLMQGFAEYGGGAYGFLEDAGQLAALFQKDLQQASTSVARGVSLTFTLPPGTSLGEVLGYNARQSGNQVTVALPDFSAGQLERVVVRLVTTGERVGQTVRVLDLKLAYTDLIRNMGTENTAGLSAVVTDRAEEVLARQDKDATLYSVRARSAANLKKAAEALSEGRREEAALYIRQNQDMFDQASAVAGPAAVAPEKAAQQATLDEYESATSDEQMRSAVKRSKAKALRDFGRVGSTY, encoded by the coding sequence ATGAACCGAACGGTCCTCTTCCTCTCCCTGGCGGGAAGTCTCGCTCTCGCCGCCCTGGTGTTGGGGCTTCCCCAGGTGACCCAGCCGAGGAAGGAGCCGCCCCCGGAGGTCGTGGTCCAGCCTCCCCCTCCCCCACAGCCTCCCCTCCAGAACACGCCGGGCTCGCTCACCATGACGAGCCGCCTGTCGCATCCGTATGTGCCCTCCGGCAGCTCGGAGGTGTTCGCGACGGTGGACCTGACGGGCGCGGAGGTTCCCGGGGCCCGGCGCAGCCCCGTGAATCTGGCGCTGGTCATCGACCGCTCCGGCTCCATGTCCGGCTACAAGCTGGCGCAGGCGAAGCAGGCCGCGCGGCACCTCGTCGGCCTGCTGCGCGAGGAGGACCGGCTGGCCATCGTCCACTACGGCTCGGACGTGAAGAGCCTGCCCGCCGCGAGCGTCACGCCCGCGCAGCGCGAGCGCATGCTCCAGTACGTGGACGGCATCTGGGATGACGGCGGCACCAACATCGGCGCGGGGCTGTCCGCGGGCCGCTTCCAGCTCTCCACCGCGCAGAGCGAGTTCAAGGTCAACCGGCTCATCCTCATGAGCGACGGCCAGCCCACCGAGGGCATCACGGACAACGACGGCCTCTCCCGGCTGGTGCAGGAGCTGCGGGCCTCTGGCGTGACGGTGAGCTCCATCGGCGTGGGCACCGACTTCAACGAGGACCTGATGCAGGGCTTCGCCGAGTACGGCGGCGGCGCGTACGGCTTCCTCGAGGATGCGGGGCAGCTCGCCGCCCTCTTCCAGAAGGACCTGCAGCAGGCCTCCACCAGCGTGGCGCGCGGCGTGTCGCTCACCTTCACGCTGCCCCCGGGCACGTCGCTGGGCGAGGTGCTGGGCTACAACGCGCGGCAGTCCGGCAATCAAGTCACCGTGGCGCTGCCGGACTTCTCCGCGGGACAGCTCGAGCGCGTCGTCGTGCGGCTGGTGACGACGGGCGAGCGCGTGGGCCAGACGGTGCGCGTGCTGGACCTGAAGCTCGCGTACACCGACCTCATCCGCAACATGGGCACGGAGAACACCGCCGGGCTGTCCGCCGTGGTGACGGACCGCGCCGAGGAGGTGCTCGCCCGCCAGGACAAGGACGCGACGCTGTACTCGGTGCGGGCTCGCAGCGCGGCCAACCTCAAGAAGGCCGCCGAGGCCCTGAGCGAGGGACGCCGCGAGGAGGCCGCGCTCTACATCCGCCAGAACCAGGACATGTTCGACCAGGCCAGCGCGGTGGCGGGCCCCGCCGCCGTGGCTCCGGAGAAGGCCGCGCAGCAGGCCACGCTGGATGAGTACGAGAGCGCCACCAGCGACGAGCAGATGCGCTCGGCCGTCAAGCGCTCCAAGGCGAAGGCCCTGCGCGACTTCGGCCGCGTGGGCTCCACGTACTGA
- the cglC gene encoding adventurous gliding motility lipoprotein CglC, producing the protein MRAALLVSTALLLGGCSVSSEIGKKCNLVRKATPEELAAGSDKTVDLLEGEIADRQDFISFGAPRCEDLICVRDQDFPRARNPDGSLNESAAAEGYCSKPCVDGAANACEVTDTSDVEPNLPGRMSCRALLLDQETLNQLRASDESFYRNTFGENNSPFFCAGALNSGTGG; encoded by the coding sequence ATGCGAGCCGCCCTCCTCGTATCCACCGCGCTGTTGCTGGGTGGGTGCAGCGTGAGCAGCGAGATTGGCAAGAAGTGCAACCTGGTCCGAAAGGCCACGCCCGAGGAGCTCGCGGCGGGCTCCGACAAGACCGTCGATCTGCTGGAAGGCGAGATCGCGGACCGGCAGGACTTCATCTCCTTCGGCGCCCCTCGCTGCGAGGACCTCATCTGCGTGAGGGATCAGGACTTCCCGCGCGCGCGCAACCCGGACGGCTCCCTGAACGAGTCCGCCGCCGCGGAGGGCTACTGCAGCAAGCCCTGCGTGGACGGCGCCGCCAATGCCTGTGAGGTGACGGATACGTCGGACGTGGAGCCGAACCTGCCGGGCCGCATGTCGTGCCGGGCGCTGCTGCTGGACCAGGAGACGCTCAACCAGCTGCGCGCCTCGGACGAGAGCTTCTATCGGAACACCTTCGGAGAGAACAACTCGCCCTTCTTCTGCGCGGGCGCGCTCAACTCCGGGACGGGTGGCTGA
- a CDS encoding outer membrane beta-barrel domain-containing protein: protein MNRHTLLLVLCLVPGLAPAQSQEGMGLDLTEETTPKSEESPTPPPAEEAAPAATASRPAEEEAPPPEAFLPLTDITQEDRVKSVQRKVYRKKGRFELTPLISISVNDPFYSKVGASLRGAYYLADTLAIAARGTLMQVVPSDDVRLAKDAYFAKIYNSVPEWSAMGDVEWSPLYGKVAFLNSILHFDGYLLAGAGVVKTETSSLPGRGLNPAADLGLGMRFVAKDFVAVNVALINTTYVDQPLGSANGAIQNMMTLNAGISLFLPFRSTGRDSE from the coding sequence TTGAATCGCCACACGTTGCTGCTCGTGCTGTGCCTGGTGCCCGGTCTGGCACCTGCGCAGAGCCAGGAGGGCATGGGACTCGACCTCACGGAAGAGACCACGCCCAAATCGGAAGAATCCCCCACGCCGCCGCCGGCGGAGGAAGCCGCGCCCGCAGCGACGGCCTCCCGACCCGCTGAGGAAGAGGCTCCACCCCCTGAGGCTTTTCTGCCGCTGACGGACATCACCCAGGAGGACCGGGTGAAGAGCGTCCAGCGCAAGGTGTATCGGAAGAAGGGGCGGTTCGAGCTGACGCCCCTCATCAGCATCTCCGTCAACGATCCGTTCTACTCCAAGGTGGGCGCGTCCTTGCGGGGCGCCTACTACCTGGCGGACACGCTGGCCATTGCCGCGCGTGGCACGCTGATGCAGGTCGTCCCGTCGGATGACGTGCGTCTGGCGAAGGACGCCTACTTCGCGAAGATCTACAACTCGGTGCCCGAGTGGTCCGCGATGGGCGACGTCGAGTGGAGCCCCCTGTACGGCAAGGTGGCCTTCCTCAACTCCATCCTGCACTTCGACGGCTACCTGCTGGCGGGCGCTGGCGTGGTGAAGACGGAGACCTCGTCGCTGCCGGGCCGCGGACTCAACCCCGCGGCGGACCTGGGCCTGGGCATGCGCTTCGTGGCCAAGGACTTCGTGGCCGTGAACGTGGCGCTCATCAACACCACCTATGTGGATCAGCCCCTGGGCAGCGCGAACGGGGCCATCCAGAACATGATGACCCTCAACGCCGGCATCTCGCTGTTCCTGCCCTTCCGCTCGACGGGGAGGGACTCCGAATGA
- a CDS encoding outer membrane beta-barrel domain-containing protein, with product MKSLYRWLVALCLMAPVLSHAQATSEEEEAGDVSEVDKDRMGPLRDRVRPVSGHVFLKKGRFEFSPSATLSLRDAFFTKYIFGGTLTYHPVETIGVSLRAGYALNAVSGAAQICEFGEGDTRGCASPKLEDLDGDAPGQIKMLGGVDVQWAPIYGKLSLLAEKFVHFDLYGVVGASAVQYRGPDLNDQTDTLAKNYLTPGGNVGVGMRFFFNRWVTLRTEVRDLIYVEKGRNENFLRNQLLFELGVSFFFPSSNPES from the coding sequence ATGAAGTCGCTCTATCGTTGGCTGGTCGCGCTGTGTCTCATGGCGCCCGTGCTCTCGCACGCGCAGGCCACCTCCGAGGAGGAGGAGGCAGGCGACGTGTCCGAGGTGGACAAGGACCGGATGGGCCCCTTGCGCGACCGCGTGCGCCCGGTGTCGGGCCACGTGTTCCTCAAGAAGGGCCGCTTCGAGTTCAGCCCCTCGGCGACGCTGTCGCTGCGCGATGCGTTCTTCACCAAGTACATCTTCGGTGGCACGCTCACCTACCACCCCGTCGAGACCATCGGCGTGAGCCTGCGGGCGGGCTACGCGCTCAACGCGGTGTCCGGCGCGGCGCAGATCTGCGAGTTCGGGGAGGGTGACACGCGCGGGTGTGCCTCGCCCAAGCTGGAGGACCTGGACGGGGACGCTCCCGGGCAGATCAAGATGCTGGGCGGCGTGGACGTCCAGTGGGCGCCCATCTACGGCAAGCTGTCGCTCCTGGCGGAGAAGTTCGTCCACTTCGACTTGTACGGAGTCGTGGGCGCGTCCGCGGTCCAGTACCGAGGGCCGGACCTGAATGACCAGACCGACACGCTCGCGAAGAACTACCTCACGCCGGGCGGCAACGTGGGCGTGGGCATGCGCTTCTTCTTCAACCGGTGGGTGACGCTGCGCACGGAGGTGCGGGACCTCATCTACGTGGAGAAGGGCCGCAACGAAAACTTCCTGCGCAACCAGCTCCTGTTCGAGCTGGGCGTGTCCTTCTTCTTCCCCTCGTCCAACCCCGAGTCATGA